A section of the Vespa velutina chromosome 6, iVesVel2.1, whole genome shotgun sequence genome encodes:
- the LOC124949585 gene encoding dipeptidase 1-like isoform X2: MTSGGQSGVWIASVIILSIGSWVGRVGPQPADSDLASSLTTPRERLEVVRQILTEVPLIDGHNDLPWNIRNFVHNQLADFDFDKDLRQVAPWSKSAWSQTDLVRLRQGMVGGQFWAAYVPCESQHLNAVQLTLEQVDLIKRLIEKYSQQMQFAASSKEILEAHKRGRIASLIGVEGGHSLGSSLAVLRTLYHLGVRYLTLTHRCNTPWAKSSSAEEDDEDGGGLTAFGKTVVREMNRLGMLIDLSHTARATMRDALKATKAPLIFSHSSAFAICNSSRNVPDDILKQLADNDGLVMVTFYNYFVKCGSQATISDVAEHIYYIRNLIGVDHIGVGGDFDGINKTPRGLEDVSKYPELFAELLRSGKWNVHDLKKVAGLNLLRVFKKVERVRDDMRTDGVTPSEEYLQNSPDVSGNCALDTNTVQRGVEV, translated from the exons AGTGGCGGACAAAGTGGTGTCTGGATCGCGAGCGTGATTATACTGTCGATTGGCAGCTGGGTCGGTAGAGTCGGACCGCAACCGGCGGATAGCGATCTCGCGTCGTCCCTGACAACGCCGCGAGAGAGACTCGAAGTAGTACGGCAAATTCTAACGGAGGTACCGCTGATCGACGGGCACAATGACCTACCTTGGAATATCAGAAACTTTGTTCACAACCAGTTGGCCGATTTCGACTTCGACAAGGATCTCCGACAAGTCGCACCGTGGAGCAAGAGCGCTTGGAGTCAAACGGACTTGGTCAGATTGCGACAAGGCATGGTCGGTGGTCAG TTTTGGGCCGCTTATGTGCCGTGCGAGTCTCAGCATCTCAACGCCGTGCAGCTGACTCTGGAACAGGTCGATCTAATAAAACGACTGATAGAAAAGTATTCTCAGCAGATGCAGTTTGCTGCCTCATCCAAGG AAATCTTAGAGGCTCACAAAAGAGGCAGAATTGCTTCGCTCATCGGCGTGGAAGGAGGACATAGTCTAGGAAGTAGTCTAGCCGTTTTAAGGACGCTTTATCACCTGGGCGTAAGATATTTGACGCTAACGCACAGGTGTAACACACCGTGGGCGAAAAGTTCCTCCGCGgaggaggacgacgaggacg GAGGAGGTCTAACGGCGTTCGGCAAGACTGTGGTGCGAGAGATGAATAGACTAGGCATGCTGATAGACCTCAGCCACACGGCCAGAGCAACAATGAGGGATGCCCTGAAAGCGACCAAAGCACCTCTGATCTTTTCACATTCCTCGGCTTTCGCCATTTGTAATTCCTCGAGAAACGTGCCCGATGACATTTTAAAACAGCTG GCTGACAACGACGGATTGGTGATGGTGaccttttataattatttcgtcaAGTGTGGTTCTCAAGCGACTATCTCGGACGTGGCAGAgcatatttattacattagaaATCTTATCGGCGTCGATCATATCGGAGTAGGTGGAGATTTTGATGGTATCAACAA AACTCCGAGGGGTCTTGAGGACGTTTCCAAATATCCCGAATTGTTTGCGGAACTTCTTCGTAGCGGCAAATGGAACGTGCACGATCTGAAGAAGGTGGCCGGTTTAAATTTATTGAGAGTCTTCAAAAAG GTGGAACGCGTGAGGGACGATATGAGAACGGATGGTGTTACGCCGTCCGAAGAATATCTTCAGAATTCTCCAGATGTCAGCGGGAATTGCGCCTTGGACACTAATACCGTGCAAAGAGGCGTAGAAGTCTAA
- the LOC124949585 gene encoding dipeptidase 1-like isoform X1 — MKKKETKKKEDSGGQSGVWIASVIILSIGSWVGRVGPQPADSDLASSLTTPRERLEVVRQILTEVPLIDGHNDLPWNIRNFVHNQLADFDFDKDLRQVAPWSKSAWSQTDLVRLRQGMVGGQFWAAYVPCESQHLNAVQLTLEQVDLIKRLIEKYSQQMQFAASSKEILEAHKRGRIASLIGVEGGHSLGSSLAVLRTLYHLGVRYLTLTHRCNTPWAKSSSAEEDDEDGGGLTAFGKTVVREMNRLGMLIDLSHTARATMRDALKATKAPLIFSHSSAFAICNSSRNVPDDILKQLADNDGLVMVTFYNYFVKCGSQATISDVAEHIYYIRNLIGVDHIGVGGDFDGINKTPRGLEDVSKYPELFAELLRSGKWNVHDLKKVAGLNLLRVFKKVERVRDDMRTDGVTPSEEYLQNSPDVSGNCALDTNTVQRGVEV; from the exons AGTGGCGGACAAAGTGGTGTCTGGATCGCGAGCGTGATTATACTGTCGATTGGCAGCTGGGTCGGTAGAGTCGGACCGCAACCGGCGGATAGCGATCTCGCGTCGTCCCTGACAACGCCGCGAGAGAGACTCGAAGTAGTACGGCAAATTCTAACGGAGGTACCGCTGATCGACGGGCACAATGACCTACCTTGGAATATCAGAAACTTTGTTCACAACCAGTTGGCCGATTTCGACTTCGACAAGGATCTCCGACAAGTCGCACCGTGGAGCAAGAGCGCTTGGAGTCAAACGGACTTGGTCAGATTGCGACAAGGCATGGTCGGTGGTCAG TTTTGGGCCGCTTATGTGCCGTGCGAGTCTCAGCATCTCAACGCCGTGCAGCTGACTCTGGAACAGGTCGATCTAATAAAACGACTGATAGAAAAGTATTCTCAGCAGATGCAGTTTGCTGCCTCATCCAAGG AAATCTTAGAGGCTCACAAAAGAGGCAGAATTGCTTCGCTCATCGGCGTGGAAGGAGGACATAGTCTAGGAAGTAGTCTAGCCGTTTTAAGGACGCTTTATCACCTGGGCGTAAGATATTTGACGCTAACGCACAGGTGTAACACACCGTGGGCGAAAAGTTCCTCCGCGgaggaggacgacgaggacg GAGGAGGTCTAACGGCGTTCGGCAAGACTGTGGTGCGAGAGATGAATAGACTAGGCATGCTGATAGACCTCAGCCACACGGCCAGAGCAACAATGAGGGATGCCCTGAAAGCGACCAAAGCACCTCTGATCTTTTCACATTCCTCGGCTTTCGCCATTTGTAATTCCTCGAGAAACGTGCCCGATGACATTTTAAAACAGCTG GCTGACAACGACGGATTGGTGATGGTGaccttttataattatttcgtcaAGTGTGGTTCTCAAGCGACTATCTCGGACGTGGCAGAgcatatttattacattagaaATCTTATCGGCGTCGATCATATCGGAGTAGGTGGAGATTTTGATGGTATCAACAA AACTCCGAGGGGTCTTGAGGACGTTTCCAAATATCCCGAATTGTTTGCGGAACTTCTTCGTAGCGGCAAATGGAACGTGCACGATCTGAAGAAGGTGGCCGGTTTAAATTTATTGAGAGTCTTCAAAAAG GTGGAACGCGTGAGGGACGATATGAGAACGGATGGTGTTACGCCGTCCGAAGAATATCTTCAGAATTCTCCAGATGTCAGCGGGAATTGCGCCTTGGACACTAATACCGTGCAAAGAGGCGTAGAAGTCTAA